One genomic region from Haloterrigena gelatinilytica encodes:
- a CDS encoding signal peptidase I, with the protein MIHRGVTRVFQGLVLASILALFAGQILGQPILLGFVETGSMEPTIETGHGFVAVPAVVTDDPEPGDVIVFEAEAIDGGGLTTHRVVEETERGYVTRGDANPVTDQDSGEPPVQDGQIVASAWRPTGEVVTIPHLGTAVMTVGDVVESTQSRLSVAFGLGSIRGTSGLAYLGLGLSGALYAIETVRERRSASDESRLGGDDGTALDPRLLCGAFALLVVVAAAGAMLVPAGTQSYGVVSAEFDSEQALVIERGTTETVPYVVANDGAVPVVSYVETESDRVAVDEGPATVGPRDDAEVPLSISAPAETGHYPAYVTEYRYLHVLPLPVIDALHDVHPWSPVVVIVSLLGGLTYGVGRRLCGPRDPRSRRDAARDRQTKTRSLIRRRY; encoded by the coding sequence AGACCGGCAGCATGGAGCCGACTATCGAGACCGGCCACGGGTTCGTCGCGGTTCCGGCCGTCGTGACGGACGATCCGGAGCCCGGCGACGTGATCGTCTTCGAGGCCGAGGCGATCGACGGCGGCGGGCTGACGACTCACCGGGTGGTCGAGGAGACCGAGCGGGGGTACGTCACGCGGGGCGACGCCAACCCGGTTACGGATCAGGACTCGGGGGAACCGCCCGTTCAGGACGGACAGATCGTCGCGAGCGCCTGGCGACCCACGGGCGAGGTCGTCACGATACCCCATCTCGGGACCGCCGTGATGACGGTCGGCGACGTCGTCGAGTCCACCCAGAGTCGACTGTCGGTCGCGTTCGGGCTCGGATCGATCCGGGGAACGTCGGGGCTGGCGTATCTGGGTCTCGGGCTATCGGGAGCCCTCTACGCCATCGAGACGGTCCGCGAGCGCCGCAGCGCGTCCGACGAGTCGCGGTTGGGCGGCGACGACGGGACGGCGCTCGATCCGCGACTCCTCTGTGGCGCCTTCGCGCTGCTGGTCGTCGTCGCCGCCGCGGGTGCGATGCTCGTCCCCGCCGGGACCCAGTCGTACGGCGTCGTCAGCGCGGAGTTCGACTCCGAGCAGGCGCTGGTGATCGAACGGGGAACCACCGAGACGGTGCCGTACGTCGTGGCCAACGACGGGGCCGTCCCCGTCGTCTCGTACGTCGAAACGGAGAGCGACCGCGTCGCGGTCGACGAGGGACCCGCGACCGTCGGTCCGCGGGACGACGCCGAAGTCCCCCTGTCGATCTCGGCGCCCGCCGAGACCGGCCACTACCCGGCCTACGTCACCGAGTACCGGTACCTGCACGTGCTCCCGCTGCCGGTGATCGACGCCCTCCACGACGTCCATCCGTGGTCGCCCGTCGTCGTCATCGTCTCGCTGCTCGGCGGGCTCACGTACGGTGTCGGCCGTCGGCTCTGTGGCCCCCGCGATCCGCGCTCGCGGCGGGACGCGGCTCGCGACCGGCAGACGAAGACGCGCTCGCTCATCCGGAGACGCTACTGA
- a CDS encoding DUF5305 domain-containing protein — protein sequence MVSLLTDADGDETGRERRLRLRALFAEYRTVLLIAFVVLLGLGAWLSYGAYATSETATEQQLEHRWTATGEFSHGAVVTESNPVHPEGTRLENESLYYEGIAPTVDGEFAGGYDAGGGEDVRVSVAVDLVYRSVDPNGDGVYWSRRTELESATATDVAPGEAVTASFAVNVTAVRESIAEIEREVGTGPGETEIVLDLERTVDGRIDGERRSANHSYEVPITTDGEAYRLEADGSYDEPREEHESVEVPVSAGPLRSVGGPLLLGLGATGIGAVGVVTRRFPELTETEREWLAYRADRSEFEEVITTVSLPASGLAEPRATVDSLAALARLGIDLEAAVLFDSDENRYVVRGDGVRYVFEPPRPPTGDDLLAPVTMGTDSAADDDTDTGGEGIAVGETDGSDASATESDTGSAPVTVSDGRDADSDRSARSETAEVAVEPTAPAVESATKAPRGPSSETSREPPLESSSESSEPASDSTAGIDDEDLLALAGLEPRDLSGPRLFESTGDGDEERADRSEGGPDH from the coding sequence ATGGTATCGCTACTGACGGACGCCGACGGCGACGAAACGGGGCGGGAGCGACGGCTGCGGCTTCGCGCCCTGTTCGCGGAGTATCGGACGGTGCTACTGATCGCGTTCGTCGTCCTGCTCGGCCTCGGCGCGTGGCTGAGCTACGGCGCCTACGCCACCTCGGAGACGGCGACCGAGCAACAGCTCGAGCACCGCTGGACGGCGACGGGGGAGTTCTCTCACGGTGCCGTCGTCACCGAGTCCAACCCCGTCCATCCCGAGGGGACGCGCCTCGAGAACGAGTCGCTGTACTACGAGGGGATCGCGCCGACGGTCGACGGCGAGTTCGCCGGCGGATACGACGCCGGCGGCGGCGAGGACGTCCGCGTCTCGGTCGCGGTCGACCTCGTCTATCGATCGGTCGACCCGAACGGCGACGGCGTCTACTGGAGCCGACGAACGGAACTCGAGTCGGCGACGGCGACGGACGTCGCGCCGGGCGAGGCGGTCACCGCGTCGTTCGCCGTCAACGTCACGGCGGTCAGGGAGTCGATCGCCGAGATCGAGCGGGAGGTCGGGACCGGCCCCGGCGAGACCGAGATCGTCCTCGACCTCGAGCGGACGGTCGACGGCCGGATCGACGGCGAGCGCCGCTCGGCGAACCACAGCTACGAGGTGCCGATCACGACGGACGGGGAGGCGTACCGCCTCGAGGCCGACGGCTCGTACGACGAACCACGAGAGGAGCACGAGTCCGTCGAGGTCCCCGTCTCGGCGGGGCCGCTTCGATCCGTCGGCGGACCCCTGTTGCTGGGGCTGGGCGCGACCGGTATCGGTGCCGTGGGAGTTGTAACGCGCCGGTTCCCGGAGCTGACGGAGACCGAGCGCGAGTGGCTGGCCTACCGGGCCGACCGCTCGGAGTTCGAGGAGGTGATCACGACGGTCAGTCTACCCGCGTCGGGACTCGCAGAGCCTCGTGCGACGGTCGACTCGCTGGCGGCGCTCGCGCGCCTCGGAATCGATCTCGAGGCGGCGGTGCTCTTCGATTCGGACGAGAACCGCTACGTCGTCCGCGGCGACGGCGTCCGATACGTCTTCGAGCCGCCGCGGCCGCCGACCGGGGACGATCTGCTCGCCCCCGTGACGATGGGGACTGATTCGGCGGCAGACGACGATACCGACACCGGCGGCGAGGGGATCGCAGTCGGCGAGACCGACGGATCCGACGCGTCGGCGACCGAATCCGATACCGGGTCCGCGCCGGTGACTGTTTCCGACGGCCGCGACGCGGACTCCGACCGATCGGCGCGTAGCGAGACGGCCGAGGTCGCTGTCGAACCGACTGCTCCCGCCGTCGAATCGGCGACGAAAGCGCCCCGCGGCCCGTCGAGCGAGACGAGCCGCGAGCCGCCGCTCGAGTCGTCGTCGGAGTCGTCGGAGCCGGCGTCCGACTCGACTGCCGGTATCGACGACGAGGACCTGCTCGCACTCGCCGGACTCGAGCCCAGGGACCTTTCGGGGCCCCGCCTGTTCGAGTCGACGGGAGACGGCGACGAGGAGCGGGCGGATCGATCCGAGGGCGGGCCCGATCACTGA
- a CDS encoding restriction endonuclease: MAILDDLSGYEFEDLMEDVFRHCGYENVRQSRRTADEGRDILMEEVVDGRRRAVVVECKHTGTVSRPVIQKLHSAVATYDYDGPVRGTVVTTGRFTEPAREYAANLGSNREGGVELLDGRDLREIGAEIGLDLYNGRIEILCEEALRPTHPTAGRDAPVFEAVREIENLEAATIPTPETTVALEPVVTVRATTDATFETSVGVIHRIDEATDLAIRADRDEPRAATGDVRDLAANRSASRIDLEAADLESTFDGVERRRFGQTETEYKEWAVDRLRQAQTTTVHYTGDNNVDYEKTCTPKRSDISVRDIDPVYVPHVRSRLSLGEYDYRYAYRAAGPSRATTRNDFRECVHCETAGASETYTYCDNCGSVNCEEHTKTERLEGDPVCTGCAVTERFALETKYFYDEANLEAFREEYAAMAIHEKATENVPLAVGSVLCALLATFFVASSIGLV, translated from the coding sequence ATGGCGATACTCGACGACCTCTCGGGCTACGAGTTCGAGGACCTGATGGAGGACGTGTTTCGACACTGCGGCTACGAGAACGTCCGCCAGTCGCGGCGGACGGCAGACGAGGGACGGGACATCCTGATGGAGGAAGTCGTCGACGGCCGCCGCCGGGCGGTCGTCGTCGAGTGCAAGCACACGGGGACCGTCAGCCGGCCGGTCATCCAGAAACTCCACTCGGCGGTCGCGACCTACGACTACGACGGGCCGGTCCGCGGGACGGTCGTGACGACCGGTCGGTTCACCGAGCCCGCACGCGAGTACGCCGCGAACCTGGGGTCGAACCGGGAGGGCGGCGTCGAACTCCTCGACGGACGGGACCTCCGGGAGATCGGCGCGGAGATCGGTCTGGATCTCTACAACGGTCGGATCGAGATCCTCTGCGAGGAAGCGCTCCGGCCGACCCACCCCACCGCCGGTCGAGACGCGCCGGTCTTCGAGGCCGTCCGCGAAATCGAGAACCTCGAGGCCGCGACGATTCCGACGCCCGAGACGACGGTCGCGCTCGAGCCGGTGGTCACCGTCCGCGCGACGACCGACGCGACGTTCGAGACCTCCGTCGGCGTCATCCACCGGATCGACGAGGCGACCGACCTCGCGATCCGCGCCGACCGCGACGAGCCGCGGGCCGCGACCGGCGACGTTCGCGACCTCGCCGCCAACCGCTCGGCGTCCCGTATCGACCTCGAGGCGGCCGACCTCGAGTCGACCTTCGACGGCGTCGAGCGCCGCCGGTTCGGACAAACTGAGACCGAGTACAAGGAGTGGGCCGTCGACCGCCTCCGGCAGGCGCAGACGACGACGGTCCACTACACGGGCGACAACAACGTCGACTACGAGAAGACCTGCACGCCCAAGCGGTCGGACATCTCGGTCCGCGATATCGACCCCGTCTACGTCCCGCACGTCCGGTCTCGCCTCTCGCTGGGCGAGTACGACTACCGGTACGCCTACCGCGCCGCCGGCCCCTCGCGGGCGACCACGCGAAACGACTTCCGGGAGTGCGTCCACTGCGAGACGGCGGGCGCGAGCGAGACCTACACCTACTGCGACAACTGCGGGAGCGTCAACTGCGAGGAGCACACGAAAACGGAGCGACTCGAGGGCGACCCCGTCTGTACCGGCTGTGCCGTCACCGAACGGTTCGCGCTCGAGACGAAGTACTTCTACGACGAGGCGAACCTCGAGGCCTTCCGCGAGGAGTACGCGGCCATGGCGATCCACGAGAAGGCCACGGAGAACGTCCCGTTGGCCGTCGGAAGCGTCCTCTGTGCGCTGCTCGCGACGTTCTTCGTCGCGAGTTCGATCGGGCTCGTCTAG
- a CDS encoding heavy metal translocating P-type ATPase, whose product MSETRTDRERCRLCGTALEESPGEPVADAGADGPFCSTGCRDIAADLGVGEGGADGTVDADETPDDDRSADLERSFFRIDGMHSAQCEAYLESVAEGRDGVADAAASYVTETVRVDHDPDRIAAETLEDALSTTGYTAYRREEAAEDDDAASDESATRRSREMQGVRKRRSENVLEVRYIVGIVFGSFLLVPYVTTFYPMYLAAFTDYWLFEQFAQQFDSYEVSLYAPLFMGMTGAILYLTGRPLLRGAYVSLKLREPSTHLLATLTIVAAYAAGAVAFVRGGPDLYFDLTILVAAIVMGAIFYEETVKRDALNRLTDLTISQVGTARVLESDGATREVPVADVAADDRLLVRAGERIPVDGRLAEGLCTVDEAVVTGESLPVSKADGDPVIGGSVVTDGAAVVAVDDETTSSIDRLTRTVWNLQSADHGVQRRADALAGTALPIVVAAAVVAGLAALVLDGTAVGVAAAVCLALIAASPWAFAFATPISIASSIRDALERGIVVFDESVFERLREIDVVVFDKTGTLTTGEMTVLEADAPEDLLRAAAAVERRASHPAAAAIANAFGDSTDAASDARADGGVVDDAEDAAGGEGAEPGTVREFERHATGVGGVVDGRRILAGHPDLFRERGWDLEDGLTDRIAEAREAGHLPVVVGRDGRAEGVIVVGDEPREGWAETVTALADEGVDVVVLTGDDGSAAAAFREHSGVTRVFANVPPAGKTAAIRRLRAEGRVAMVGDGTNDAPALAAADLGLSLGGGTALAADAADLAIVEDDLAAVERAFALARAARRRVVRNLGLALGYNAIVIPVALAGLLNPVVTTGALAVTGLAITGNSLRELVGDE is encoded by the coding sequence GTGAGCGAAACGCGAACGGACCGGGAGCGGTGTCGCCTCTGTGGAACCGCACTCGAGGAGTCGCCCGGCGAGCCGGTGGCGGACGCGGGAGCCGACGGGCCGTTCTGCTCGACGGGGTGTCGGGATATCGCCGCGGACCTCGGCGTCGGCGAGGGCGGTGCGGACGGGACGGTCGACGCGGACGAGACCCCCGATGACGATCGCTCCGCGGACCTCGAGCGGTCGTTCTTCCGGATCGACGGGATGCACTCGGCCCAGTGCGAGGCGTACCTCGAGTCGGTCGCCGAGGGTCGCGACGGCGTCGCGGACGCGGCGGCCAGTTACGTCACTGAGACGGTCCGCGTCGATCACGATCCAGACCGGATCGCGGCGGAGACACTCGAGGACGCGCTGAGCACGACCGGCTACACGGCCTACCGCCGCGAGGAGGCGGCCGAGGACGACGACGCGGCGAGCGACGAGAGCGCGACCCGCCGGTCGCGCGAGATGCAGGGGGTCCGAAAGCGCCGCTCGGAGAACGTCCTCGAGGTGCGCTACATCGTCGGGATCGTCTTCGGCTCGTTCCTGCTGGTGCCGTACGTCACGACGTTCTACCCGATGTATCTCGCCGCGTTCACCGACTACTGGCTGTTCGAACAGTTCGCACAGCAGTTCGACAGCTACGAGGTCAGCCTCTACGCCCCGCTGTTCATGGGGATGACCGGCGCCATTCTCTACCTGACCGGCCGGCCGCTCCTGCGGGGTGCGTACGTGAGCCTGAAGCTCCGCGAACCGAGCACGCACTTACTGGCGACGCTGACCATCGTGGCCGCCTACGCCGCCGGGGCGGTCGCCTTCGTCCGCGGCGGGCCGGATCTCTACTTCGACCTGACGATCCTCGTCGCCGCGATCGTGATGGGCGCGATCTTCTACGAGGAGACGGTCAAACGCGACGCCTTAAACCGGCTGACCGACCTCACGATCTCGCAGGTCGGCACGGCCCGGGTCCTCGAGTCCGACGGGGCGACTCGGGAGGTGCCGGTCGCGGACGTCGCGGCCGACGACCGCCTGCTCGTTCGCGCGGGCGAGCGCATCCCGGTCGACGGCCGCCTCGCCGAGGGGCTGTGTACCGTCGACGAGGCGGTCGTCACCGGCGAGTCCCTGCCGGTCTCGAAGGCCGACGGCGACCCGGTGATCGGCGGCTCGGTCGTCACCGACGGCGCCGCGGTCGTCGCCGTCGACGACGAGACGACCAGCAGCATCGACCGGCTGACGCGGACCGTCTGGAACCTCCAGAGCGCGGACCACGGCGTCCAGCGCCGGGCCGACGCGCTCGCCGGCACCGCGCTTCCGATCGTCGTCGCCGCGGCCGTCGTCGCGGGACTGGCCGCCCTCGTCCTCGACGGGACCGCAGTCGGCGTCGCGGCGGCCGTCTGCCTGGCGCTCATCGCCGCGAGCCCGTGGGCGTTCGCGTTCGCGACGCCGATCTCGATCGCCTCGAGCATCCGCGACGCCCTCGAGCGCGGGATCGTCGTCTTCGACGAGAGCGTCTTCGAGCGCCTGCGCGAGATCGACGTCGTCGTCTTCGACAAGACGGGGACGCTGACGACCGGGGAGATGACCGTCCTCGAGGCCGACGCGCCCGAGGATCTCCTGCGGGCCGCCGCCGCGGTCGAGCGCCGGGCCTCGCATCCGGCGGCCGCGGCGATCGCGAACGCCTTCGGCGACTCGACGGACGCCGCGTCGGACGCTCGAGCCGACGGCGGCGTCGTGGACGACGCCGAGGACGCCGCGGGCGGCGAGGGCGCCGAACCCGGAACGGTCCGGGAGTTCGAGCGCCACGCCACCGGCGTCGGGGGGGTCGTCGACGGGCGGCGAATCCTCGCCGGCCACCCCGACCTCTTCCGAGAGCGAGGCTGGGACCTCGAGGACGGACTGACGGACCGCATCGCCGAGGCGCGAGAGGCCGGCCACCTGCCCGTCGTCGTCGGCCGGGACGGTCGCGCGGAGGGAGTCATCGTCGTCGGCGACGAGCCTCGAGAGGGGTGGGCGGAGACGGTGACGGCGCTGGCCGACGAGGGCGTCGACGTCGTGGTTCTCACCGGCGACGACGGCTCGGCGGCGGCCGCCTTCCGAGAGCACTCGGGCGTCACGCGGGTCTTCGCGAACGTTCCGCCCGCGGGCAAGACCGCGGCGATCCGTCGGCTGCGCGCCGAGGGGCGCGTGGCGATGGTCGGCGACGGCACCAACGACGCACCGGCGCTGGCGGCGGCGGATCTGGGGCTCTCGCTGGGCGGCGGGACGGCGCTGGCCGCCGACGCGGCCGATCTCGCGATCGTCGAGGACGACCTCGCCGCGGTCGAGCGCGCGTTCGCCCTCGCGCGGGCCGCCCGCCGTCGGGTCGTCCGGAACCTCGGCCTGGCGCTCGGTTACAACGCGATCGTGATTCCCGTCGCGCTGGCGGGCCTGTTGAATCCGGTCGTCACGACCGGCGCGCTGGCCGTCACCGGGCTGGCGATCACCGGCAACTCGCTGCGCGAACTGGTCGGCGACGAGTGA
- a CDS encoding putative sodium/potassium/calcium exchanger has product MSSQNARLETGGFVPFYRSYTKTWIHAVATAGLTAFGTLTIVHRWFAALALASYVVPPIVLYLRHGRNDDRADADRGASTPERDESPTESEPESDTPKSESNHAEPESEPSGSSRAEPDATDTRDALESPPSSDDDGESIAADGTADAAVRDAREKPEPESEREWHAVEAPTDATLRDAAVAAADDTAESSAAYAVGDGGIVLADDGDEWTTVLEDGPAAGGNDLRGVDATADGAAVWIAGDSGAVGRIDAETGRHTDFTAPEDITDNWLGVAVGGASGAETVLLINGSGAVLRGTYGADGDGRALEWTGPEKPGSGSSLSGVAFADDAVGYCCDTNDGVFETTDGGESFDRVGLEGADGTLTDVATAGRDDCLVSADDGVVHRYDGPTWTPERVADDALTGLARREERAMACAADGAVHERAGGAAGWKRTDTDAAGALLAVSLGAARAVAVGEDGTIVARG; this is encoded by the coding sequence ATGTCATCACAGAACGCTCGTCTCGAGACCGGCGGCTTCGTTCCCTTCTATCGGTCCTACACGAAGACGTGGATCCACGCCGTCGCGACGGCCGGCCTGACCGCGTTCGGGACGCTGACCATCGTCCACCGATGGTTCGCCGCGCTCGCGCTGGCGTCGTACGTCGTGCCGCCGATCGTGCTCTACCTGCGCCACGGCCGGAACGACGACCGGGCGGACGCGGACCGAGGCGCGTCGACGCCCGAACGCGACGAGTCACCGACCGAATCCGAGCCGGAATCCGACACACCGAAATCCGAATCGAACCACGCCGAACCGGAATCCGAACCGTCGGGATCGAGCCGCGCCGAACCGGACGCGACGGACACGAGGGACGCGCTCGAGTCACCGCCCTCGAGCGACGACGATGGCGAATCGATCGCGGCCGATGGGACGGCAGACGCCGCGGTGCGAGACGCTCGAGAGAAACCGGAACCCGAATCCGAGCGGGAGTGGCACGCCGTCGAGGCGCCCACGGACGCGACGCTACGAGACGCCGCGGTCGCCGCAGCCGACGACACGGCAGAGTCGAGCGCCGCCTACGCGGTCGGCGACGGCGGGATCGTCCTCGCCGACGACGGCGACGAGTGGACGACCGTCCTCGAGGACGGCCCCGCCGCGGGGGGCAACGACCTCCGCGGGGTCGACGCGACGGCCGACGGCGCGGCCGTCTGGATCGCGGGCGACAGCGGCGCGGTGGGACGGATCGACGCCGAGACGGGCCGTCACACGGACTTCACGGCCCCCGAGGACATCACCGACAACTGGCTGGGGGTCGCCGTCGGCGGCGCGAGCGGCGCGGAGACGGTCCTCCTGATCAACGGCTCCGGCGCCGTGCTCCGCGGGACGTACGGCGCCGACGGCGACGGCCGCGCTCTCGAGTGGACCGGTCCCGAGAAACCCGGCAGCGGCTCGAGCCTCTCCGGCGTCGCGTTCGCCGACGACGCGGTCGGCTACTGCTGTGACACCAACGACGGCGTCTTCGAGACGACCGACGGCGGCGAGTCGTTCGATCGAGTCGGACTCGAGGGCGCCGACGGGACGCTGACCGACGTCGCGACCGCGGGCCGAGACGACTGTCTGGTGAGCGCAGACGACGGCGTCGTCCACCGCTACGACGGACCGACCTGGACGCCCGAGCGGGTCGCCGACGACGCGCTGACCGGCCTCGCCCGCCGAGAGGAGCGGGCAATGGCGTGTGCGGCCGACGGCGCGGTCCACGAGCGCGCCGGCGGCGCCGCCGGCTGGAAACGCACCGATACCGACGCCGCCGGCGCGCTGTTGGCCGTTTCGCTCGGCGCAGCGCGGGCGGTCGCCGTCGGCGAGGACGGAACGATCGTCGCTCGAGGGTGA
- a CDS encoding LUD domain-containing protein has product MSDDYYTKGDFVDDLEVDASRFDTDPDEETIETVVSNVEDRNIDVHVFDDGDAAREHLREQIPDGASVMDGHSTTLEELGFTDDLEDGDGFDYLSHRIQGTDDDDDRADARREATTADVFFDSVNAIAESGELLGANALGNGVGAWAFGAKNLVLVGSTNKIVADFEAAVERVREYAYPLEDARAQEVYGQGSVVGKLVSMEYERVDDRTQLVLLEGDHGF; this is encoded by the coding sequence ATGAGCGACGACTACTACACGAAGGGCGATTTCGTCGACGACCTCGAGGTGGACGCCTCAAGGTTCGATACAGACCCGGACGAGGAGACGATCGAGACGGTCGTCTCGAACGTCGAGGACCGGAACATCGACGTCCACGTCTTCGACGACGGCGACGCGGCTCGCGAGCACCTCCGCGAGCAGATCCCCGACGGCGCGTCGGTGATGGACGGCCACTCGACGACCTTAGAGGAGCTCGGCTTCACCGACGACCTCGAGGACGGCGACGGGTTCGACTACCTCAGCCACCGGATTCAGGGGACCGACGACGACGACGATCGCGCCGACGCCCGCCGCGAGGCAACCACGGCGGACGTCTTCTTCGACAGCGTCAACGCCATCGCGGAGTCCGGCGAACTGCTCGGCGCCAACGCGCTGGGCAACGGCGTCGGCGCGTGGGCCTTCGGTGCGAAGAACCTCGTGTTGGTCGGCTCGACTAACAAGATCGTCGCGGACTTCGAGGCCGCCGTCGAGCGCGTCCGGGAGTACGCCTATCCGCTCGAGGACGCCCGCGCACAGGAGGTCTACGGGCAAGGCAGCGTCGTCGGGAAACTCGTCTCGATGGAGTACGAGCGGGTCGACGACCGGACGCAACTCGTGTTGCTCGAGGGGGACCACGGCTTCTGA
- a CDS encoding Hsp20/alpha crystallin family protein, with protein sequence MSAFGAAETTPLPFPVRILHDRTADRLEIVADVSPAEIDDLTVEAGATRVQIAIDRDDERDACVLSPLTSIPLRRAFGGDRSAVYNNGVLTISLETTGRRTR encoded by the coding sequence ATGTCCGCGTTCGGCGCCGCCGAAACGACGCCCCTCCCGTTCCCCGTTCGGATCCTCCACGACCGCACCGCCGACCGCCTCGAGATCGTCGCCGACGTCTCGCCGGCCGAAATTGATGACCTCACCGTCGAGGCGGGCGCGACTCGAGTCCAGATTGCGATCGACCGCGACGACGAGCGCGACGCCTGTGTCCTGTCGCCGCTGACGTCGATCCCCCTGCGGCGGGCCTTCGGCGGGGATCGCAGCGCCGTCTACAACAACGGCGTGCTGACGATTTCGCTCGAGACGACGGGTCGTCGAACGCGATAG
- a CDS encoding halocin C8-like domain-containing protein — translation MSEDDINRRNALKKIAGGATATGVLSTMSLNVAAAEAVDGDVVEEDPVEIFEGDQKLSLASDLARTPEFGELLNKAQSEGYYLEWSLDNIYAGQTESGSFRREVASYNLVGSDSDEHAAIHIGRDLNDNSIIFANFDIEHLDRNGIPEETIRFEVVDSSAEAGTEVQAFGGHTADDAEQEIERKVIESDPRAKEQFITELDQQSLSVQGITPAASIPDDFPAELDISTCNGCYYASTLVCRNLCGAGGGFLCGLLGISIVGGFSCVTFVGAVCWVASKAPQCAEPVAATICKGTGLDICGPNEKPGSPLDVDIPQF, via the coding sequence ATGTCAGAAGACGACATCAATAGGAGGAATGCTCTGAAAAAGATTGCTGGAGGCGCAACAGCAACTGGTGTCCTTTCGACAATGTCGCTTAACGTTGCAGCCGCTGAGGCAGTTGATGGGGATGTCGTTGAGGAAGACCCTGTCGAAATTTTCGAAGGTGACCAGAAACTTTCGCTTGCCAGTGACTTGGCTCGAACGCCAGAATTCGGTGAGTTGCTAAACAAAGCTCAGTCGGAAGGCTATTATCTCGAATGGAGCCTCGATAATATTTATGCTGGACAGACTGAATCTGGATCCTTCCGACGTGAAGTCGCTTCCTATAACTTGGTAGGCAGCGATAGTGATGAGCACGCTGCGATTCATATTGGTCGCGACCTGAACGATAATAGTATAATTTTCGCTAATTTCGATATCGAGCATCTGGACAGGAACGGTATTCCTGAGGAAACTATCCGTTTCGAGGTTGTCGATTCCAGCGCTGAAGCGGGGACAGAAGTGCAGGCGTTTGGAGGACACACAGCGGATGATGCAGAGCAGGAAATCGAGCGAAAAGTAATCGAATCCGATCCCCGTGCTAAGGAACAATTCATTACGGAACTTGATCAGCAGTCGTTATCGGTTCAGGGGATCACCCCTGCCGCCAGCATTCCAGACGATTTCCCGGCTGAGTTGGATATTAGCACGTGTAACGGCTGCTATTATGCTTCGACTCTCGTCTGTCGGAACCTCTGCGGTGCAGGCGGTGGATTCCTCTGTGGTCTCCTCGGAATCTCTATCGTCGGTGGATTTAGTTGCGTAACTTTCGTCGGAGCTGTATGTTGGGTGGCCAGCAAGGCTCCGCAGTGCGCTGAACCCGTCGCTGCGACCATCTGTAAGGGAACTGGACTTGATATCTGTGGGCCTAACGAGAAGCCCGGAAGTCCGCTTGACGTCGACATTCCACAATTCTAG